In the Candidatus Electrothrix rattekaaiensis genome, one interval contains:
- a CDS encoding DUF2301 domain-containing membrane protein yields the protein MANPEHTPEMNSLDNMTVALYRTGLTIAAVTALIYSIERIIGVQILGIFYLPVFAAGIALASADVHLYDPKFRWFFPFVSWIGFIILAFAYALKGAGPLADTLADLSLGFFYVGAGMFALKESLCFRIIGLPLVPLFLCGSVLSRLLGFSAAEPYFLLPAALLLTWLVIAKWRMPLHFDIGDKSLYGL from the coding sequence ATGGCGAATCCTGAACATACTCCAGAAATGAATTCCTTGGACAACATGACTGTTGCCCTCTACCGAACCGGCCTGACCATTGCAGCCGTAACTGCCCTGATCTACAGCATTGAACGAATCATCGGTGTACAGATACTCGGTATTTTTTACTTACCTGTCTTTGCCGCTGGCATTGCGCTGGCAAGTGCAGATGTACATCTTTACGATCCAAAATTCAGATGGTTTTTCCCTTTTGTTAGCTGGATCGGCTTTATCATCCTGGCCTTTGCCTATGCCCTCAAGGGAGCAGGCCCGCTGGCGGATACTCTAGCTGACCTGAGTCTAGGCTTTTTTTATGTCGGTGCCGGAATGTTTGCCCTGAAAGAATCTCTCTGCTTTCGGATTATCGGGCTTCCCTTGGTTCCTTTATTCCTTTGCGGCTCAGTCTTGAGCCGTCTCTTAGGATTTTCCGCTGCCGAGCCATACTTCCTCCTCCCGGCAGCTCTGCTCCTTACTTGGCTCGTTATCGCCAAATGGCGCATGCCCCTTCATTTCGATATCGGCGACAAAAGCCTGTACGGGCTCTGA
- a CDS encoding DnaB-like helicase C-terminal domain-containing protein — protein MKRTDPVTNFYLTRLPGAKLHNKVLTADCPFCSRSGDTANKKHKNGDKALVVFLNPESYFHGYFRCLNRCSPGGFPLHFARQSHLDLSLTPGFDPDRDYAAGQVNYPVRNINHEVLDFMDRMTDDLIDRFAQSGISRAVLQEMKIGYNGRYLVYPYVQADGNCYAARCVHPDKPEDSFWHGDEDIARPGLRIFNMEDIQRCENGSLVIIEGEDNLLAVRQLGLPGIALPDVTEFTHLETERLAWLKTVFLCVNHTPESIAAARELATRIGFKIRMIRWPDTAPRQFNLMQLAREQGKGFHQAFFKLILEAKSFSPFSSPEREFLHLEEQLSLQGGENYQTMVSGFAKMDKALGGLHGVNIMGGLPKAGKSCFFIQVATEMARRKVPVIYYDFENGRQKIYQRTLSRLSRLSTNQLQSNTLAEQEQKQLAAAKAELQKLLPWFRVVTDRKLDPKLMRSHIDFLRHESKSEYTMVVIDSLHKLPFKDLSERRTGIDAWLRHLEALRDELNVSFLVISELTRGDDGQYDKQPQLGAFKGSGDIEYSADNAMVLLPQWDPFSNAPPEQRENALWLVASREHTPGLIGSYQLDYPFWGFKEKEL, from the coding sequence ATGAAACGTACTGACCCGGTAACTAATTTTTATCTCACTCGACTCCCAGGGGCAAAACTACACAATAAAGTCCTGACTGCGGACTGCCCTTTCTGCTCCCGGTCCGGCGATACAGCAAACAAAAAACATAAGAATGGAGACAAGGCCCTTGTTGTTTTCCTCAACCCGGAAAGCTATTTTCACGGCTATTTTCGCTGTCTCAATCGCTGTTCACCGGGTGGATTTCCGCTTCATTTTGCCAGACAATCTCATCTTGACCTGAGCCTAACACCCGGTTTTGACCCGGACCGGGATTACGCTGCCGGTCAGGTTAATTATCCGGTCAGGAATATTAACCATGAAGTGCTCGATTTTATGGACAGGATGACCGATGACCTGATTGACCGCTTTGCTCAGTCTGGGATATCTCGGGCGGTTCTTCAGGAAATGAAGATCGGTTATAACGGACGCTATCTGGTCTATCCGTATGTTCAAGCGGACGGCAACTGCTATGCAGCTCGCTGCGTTCATCCGGACAAGCCGGAAGACAGCTTCTGGCACGGTGATGAAGATATTGCCCGGCCCGGATTGCGAATTTTCAACATGGAGGATATCCAGCGTTGTGAAAACGGCAGTCTGGTGATCATTGAGGGCGAGGATAATCTGCTTGCGGTTCGACAGTTGGGACTACCCGGCATTGCCTTGCCGGATGTCACTGAATTTACGCATCTGGAAACAGAACGGTTGGCTTGGCTCAAGACCGTTTTTCTCTGCGTCAACCATACCCCGGAATCCATTGCCGCAGCCCGTGAACTTGCCACGCGGATCGGCTTCAAGATCAGGATGATCCGCTGGCCTGATACTGCGCCGAGGCAGTTTAACCTGATGCAGCTGGCCAGAGAACAGGGGAAGGGATTTCATCAGGCATTTTTCAAACTGATCCTGGAGGCAAAATCATTTTCCCCATTTAGTTCGCCGGAACGGGAATTTCTTCATCTTGAGGAACAACTCAGCCTACAAGGCGGGGAAAACTATCAGACTATGGTCTCCGGCTTTGCCAAAATGGACAAGGCCCTGGGCGGTCTGCACGGGGTCAACATCATGGGCGGTCTGCCCAAGGCGGGCAAATCCTGCTTTTTTATCCAGGTGGCAACGGAAATGGCTCGGCGCAAGGTTCCGGTTATTTATTATGATTTTGAAAACGGTCGGCAGAAGATCTACCAGCGTACTCTCTCCCGTTTGAGCAGATTAAGCACTAATCAGCTGCAAAGTAATACTCTCGCAGAGCAAGAACAAAAGCAGCTTGCAGCTGCCAAAGCTGAGTTGCAAAAACTGCTGCCTTGGTTCCGGGTGGTCACGGATCGTAAGCTTGATCCTAAGCTGATGCGCAGTCATATTGATTTTCTCCGCCATGAAAGCAAATCCGAGTACACTATGGTGGTGATCGACAGTCTGCATAAACTGCCGTTTAAGGATCTTTCAGAACGGCGAACCGGCATTGATGCTTGGCTCCGTCATCTTGAGGCCCTGCGTGATGAACTGAATGTCTCTTTTTTGGTGATTTCCGAGCTGACACGCGGCGATGACGGGCAGTATGATAAACAGCCCCAGCTGGGGGCCTTTAAGGGATCCGGGGATATTGAGTATTCTGCGGACAACGCGATGGTTCTGCTGCCGCAATGGGACCCGTTCAGCAACGCCCCGCCGGAGCAGCGCGAAAATGCGCTCTGGCTGGTCGCCAGCAGGGAACACACACCGGGCCTGATCGGCTCGTATCAGCTTGATTATCCCTTTTGGGGATTCAAGGAAAAAGAGTTGTGA
- a CDS encoding NAD-dependent malic enzyme produces the protein MSENSAMFKYDEYGNTREIYVYSSGLNLHADPFVNRGTAFTDDERQRLGLIAMLPPAVRSLEEQVENSRVKVEDKESDIERFVYIRSLFDRNVTLAHALIKSDISRYMSIIYTPTVGYACQQYSSMFRSANGLHFHPGNIDQAENVLRRFQQRDIRVAVVTDNHGILGLGDQGAGGIAICLGKLMLYTQGAGIAPWHCLPISLDVGTNNETLLNDHEYLGWRHKRIAGDQYIDFIQRFARAFRNVFPSALCQWEDFSKQNAFAIRDTFLRDLISFNDDIQGTGAVALAAIYTAMRIKQESLVEQKFLIHGAGAGGIGIAEQIMLALCAEGMSEEEARKQIFTLDSQGLIITDRDILPYKQKFAQDPAALDWLQEEKDGQLENVVKKAGITVLIGTSGQPGCFSKEVVLSVLEHTDRPVIMPLSNPTDHAEAVPADLYSWTGGRALIGTGSPFPDVLYEGRAFSVAQANNVFVFPGVGLGTLMSGAREVLPEFFTAAAGAVSSCVSPGIMKDGVLLPSVTELAQVSLKVAQAVGEAAIAAGVSRPCAFSSFQHHNDPIRLQRLIRHFRWQPTYLPLVAM, from the coding sequence ATGTCGGAAAATTCCGCAATGTTCAAGTACGACGAATATGGCAACACCCGTGAGATATATGTCTATTCCAGCGGACTGAACCTCCATGCCGACCCGTTTGTCAATCGAGGGACCGCTTTTACCGATGATGAACGGCAGCGTCTCGGGCTGATTGCCATGCTGCCCCCTGCTGTGCGCAGCTTGGAAGAGCAGGTGGAAAACAGCCGGGTCAAGGTGGAAGACAAGGAGTCGGATATCGAACGTTTTGTCTATATCCGTTCCCTGTTCGACCGCAATGTGACCCTAGCTCATGCCCTGATCAAAAGCGATATCAGTCGCTATATGTCTATCATCTATACCCCGACTGTAGGATATGCCTGCCAGCAATATTCCTCTATGTTTCGCTCTGCCAATGGGCTGCATTTTCATCCTGGGAATATTGATCAGGCGGAAAATGTCCTCCGTCGTTTTCAGCAGCGGGATATTCGGGTCGCAGTGGTGACGGACAATCATGGTATTCTTGGACTCGGTGATCAGGGAGCAGGGGGAATTGCCATCTGCCTGGGCAAGCTGATGCTCTATACCCAGGGGGCGGGCATCGCGCCGTGGCATTGTCTGCCGATCTCCCTGGATGTGGGCACCAATAACGAGACACTGCTTAATGATCATGAGTACTTGGGATGGCGACATAAACGTATTGCCGGGGACCAGTATATCGATTTTATCCAGCGTTTCGCCCGGGCCTTCCGCAATGTCTTTCCTAGTGCCCTTTGTCAGTGGGAGGATTTTTCCAAGCAGAACGCCTTTGCCATTCGTGATACCTTTCTTCGTGACCTGATCTCCTTTAACGACGACATCCAGGGGACCGGCGCAGTCGCCCTAGCTGCCATCTATACCGCCATGCGGATTAAGCAGGAAAGTCTGGTAGAGCAGAAGTTCCTGATCCACGGCGCAGGGGCAGGGGGGATCGGTATTGCCGAGCAGATTATGCTTGCTCTTTGTGCGGAAGGGATGTCGGAAGAGGAGGCTCGGAAGCAGATCTTCACCTTGGATTCACAGGGGCTCATCATAACGGATCGAGATATTCTCCCCTATAAACAAAAATTTGCACAGGATCCGGCAGCACTTGATTGGTTACAAGAGGAAAAAGACGGGCAGCTGGAAAATGTGGTAAAAAAGGCCGGGATTACCGTGTTGATAGGTACTTCGGGCCAGCCCGGTTGCTTTAGTAAAGAGGTCGTGCTTTCAGTACTGGAGCACACTGATCGTCCGGTAATAATGCCGCTTTCTAATCCGACAGATCATGCCGAAGCCGTGCCTGCGGATCTCTATAGCTGGACCGGTGGACGCGCTCTGATCGGAACAGGCTCACCTTTTCCAGATGTGCTCTATGAGGGACGGGCATTTTCTGTTGCTCAGGCGAATAATGTCTTTGTCTTTCCCGGTGTGGGACTCGGCACCTTGATGTCTGGTGCCCGCGAGGTGTTGCCGGAGTTCTTTACAGCCGCTGCCGGGGCGGTCTCTTCTTGTGTGAGTCCCGGAATTATGAAGGACGGTGTTCTGTTGCCTTCAGTGACAGAGCTTGCCCAAGTCAGCCTCAAGGTTGCCCAAGCCGTGGGTGAGGCAGCAATTGCGGCAGGAGTGAGTCGGCCTTGCGCTTTTTCCAGCTTTCAGCACCATAATGATCCGATTCGTTTACAGCGATTGATCCGTCATTTTCGTTGGCAACCAACCTATCTCCCTTTGGTTGCCATGTGA
- a CDS encoding sigma-54 dependent transcriptional regulator: MEKKKVQILIVDDEEVHRYMLYSMLTEWGWSCHEADDGEIAVEAVRQGPFDVILMDVCMEPMDGLEALRKIHAINPSIPVVMMTAYSSIDSAVEAIKLGAHDYLTKPIDFERLRQTLEVALGHRQQPDKTELSKKPFGEDGRIIGSSTPMQTLWEMIVQVAPTEATVLITGDSGTGKELVASALHYKSHRRKGPFIKVNCAALSETLLESELFGHEKGAFTGADRLREGCFVRAQEGTLFLDEIGETTPAMQAKLLRVLQEHELQRVGGQEIITVDVRIVTATNRDLEAEVKTGNFREDLYYRLNVVALDMPSLCDRDGDIPLLADFFLRNFAKRNKRKVQGITPECMDIFNRYPWPGNVRELENAIERGVILMRGDYLDLDSLPMAVQNWAGMNPKKEEEQPSTLREAERVLILKTLEETNGNRSEAARRLQITRKTLLNKLKKYGV; this comes from the coding sequence ATGGAAAAGAAGAAGGTCCAAATTTTAATTGTAGACGATGAAGAAGTCCATAGGTACATGCTCTACTCCATGCTGACTGAATGGGGCTGGTCGTGTCATGAAGCAGATGACGGCGAGATAGCGGTTGAAGCTGTACGACAAGGGCCTTTTGATGTCATCCTCATGGATGTTTGCATGGAACCAATGGACGGGCTAGAGGCTCTGCGCAAGATACACGCCATCAATCCATCGATTCCAGTAGTTATGATGACTGCCTACTCCTCAATAGATTCGGCTGTTGAGGCAATTAAACTGGGTGCCCATGATTATCTGACAAAACCCATAGATTTTGAACGACTTCGTCAAACCTTGGAAGTTGCTCTGGGGCATCGCCAGCAGCCGGACAAGACAGAACTCTCTAAAAAACCTTTTGGTGAGGACGGCAGGATCATAGGATCTTCAACTCCTATGCAAACCCTTTGGGAGATGATTGTCCAGGTTGCTCCCACAGAGGCTACAGTACTTATTACCGGTGATTCAGGGACCGGCAAGGAACTCGTCGCCTCAGCCCTGCATTATAAAAGCCATCGCAGGAAGGGACCCTTTATCAAGGTCAACTGCGCAGCCCTTTCTGAAACTCTGCTGGAATCTGAGCTCTTTGGCCATGAAAAAGGAGCCTTTACCGGTGCGGACCGCCTCCGAGAAGGATGTTTTGTCAGGGCTCAGGAGGGTACCCTCTTCCTTGATGAGATAGGTGAAACAACCCCGGCCATGCAGGCAAAACTCTTACGGGTTCTTCAGGAGCACGAACTCCAGCGAGTCGGCGGCCAAGAAATCATTACCGTTGATGTGCGTATTGTCACGGCCACCAACCGGGATCTGGAAGCAGAAGTGAAGACGGGAAACTTCCGGGAAGACCTTTATTACCGACTCAATGTTGTGGCCCTAGACATGCCTTCTTTATGTGACCGTGACGGTGATATCCCCTTGCTCGCTGACTTTTTCCTGCGCAATTTTGCCAAAAGAAATAAACGGAAGGTGCAGGGAATAACCCCTGAATGCATGGACATCTTTAATCGCTACCCTTGGCCCGGTAATGTCCGGGAGTTGGAAAATGCCATAGAACGGGGCGTAATCCTGATGCGGGGAGACTATCTTGACCTTGATAGCCTGCCTATGGCTGTGCAAAACTGGGCTGGAATGAATCCGAAAAAGGAAGAAGAACAACCGTCAACCCTGAGAGAAGCTGAGCGTGTTCTCATCCTGAAGACCCTTGAGGAAACCAACGGAAACCGCAGCGAGGCCGCCCGCCGCTTACAGATTACTCGAAAGACCCTGCTGAATAAATTGAAAAAGTATGGCGTATAA
- a CDS encoding HAD family hydrolase, whose translation MKLSLFDLDNTLLAGDSDYEWGRFLINKGLVDEAYYEAENNRFYEQYKQGTLDIYEFAAFSFQPLAARSMEELRLLHAEFMQEVIQPMIGEKALTLVNKHKEQGDTVMVITATNSFITGPIVRAFGIEHLLATEPKIVNDRYTTEIDGIPCFHKGKVQRLENWLAKNKMSLQGSCFYSDSINDLPLLEKVDTPVAVDPDEKLLALARQKGWNCISLRD comes from the coding sequence ATGAAGCTTTCTCTTTTTGACCTTGATAACACCCTGTTAGCCGGTGACAGCGATTATGAATGGGGCCGCTTTCTCATCAACAAAGGCTTGGTTGACGAGGCCTATTATGAGGCGGAAAATAACCGCTTTTATGAACAGTATAAGCAGGGTACCCTGGATATTTATGAATTTGCTGCATTCAGTTTTCAGCCTCTGGCAGCACGCAGCATGGAAGAACTTCGGCTGCTCCATGCAGAGTTTATGCAAGAAGTTATCCAACCGATGATCGGAGAAAAGGCACTGACCTTGGTGAATAAGCATAAAGAGCAAGGAGACACCGTGATGGTTATCACGGCAACCAACAGCTTTATCACCGGTCCGATTGTCCGCGCCTTCGGGATAGAGCATCTGCTGGCAACAGAACCAAAGATCGTCAATGATCGCTATACCACAGAGATTGACGGCATCCCCTGTTTTCATAAGGGCAAAGTACAACGCTTGGAGAACTGGCTGGCGAAAAATAAGATGTCACTCCAAGGAAGCTGTTTTTATAGTGACTCGATCAACGACTTACCCTTATTGGAAAAGGTGGATACCCCTGTTGCCGTTGATCCAGATGAAAAATTGCTTGCGCTTGCCCGCCAAAAAGGCTGGAATTGTATTTCGCTGCGTGATTAA
- a CDS encoding DUF5666 domain-containing protein: protein MNTFIKSSRHVTSDKIKSGTLVTLAAMFISLFCASVALADRDRRYERYREEIKIYGIIDSLPRSGLIGRWVVGGREVEVTDRTEIEEEHGPAEVGRYVEVEGVRDNNVLLAYEIEVERNKKHGSRHR, encoded by the coding sequence ATGAACACTTTTATAAAATCTTCTCGGCATGTGACTTCAGATAAAATAAAATCAGGAACATTGGTTACTTTGGCCGCAATGTTTATCAGCCTGTTCTGTGCAAGCGTAGCACTGGCCGACCGTGACAGGAGATATGAACGCTATAGAGAAGAAATTAAGATCTACGGCATCATTGACAGTCTGCCGAGATCCGGTCTTATAGGAAGATGGGTGGTCGGCGGTCGTGAAGTTGAAGTGACGGACAGAACAGAAATAGAAGAAGAACACGGCCCGGCCGAAGTCGGAAGGTATGTGGAGGTTGAGGGAGTTCGTGACAATAATGTGCTTCTTGCCTATGAGATTGAAGTAGAGCGTAACAAAAAACACGGTTCTCGTCACCGTTAA
- the miaB gene encoding tRNA (N6-isopentenyl adenosine(37)-C2)-methylthiotransferase MiaB — MSKHVYIKTFGCQMNERDSEIMEQMLAQSGYIPVGEPTNADLVILNTCSIRAKAEQKVFSLLGSLRKQKKQQPDLRIAVAGCVAQQEGEQIFRRMPHVDIVVGTQQLYQLPEMLGRLERQETAREISCDLDKEFTIPPFQKLLEEAPAQAQSAEFRKFVTIMQGCNNYCSYCVVPTTRGREISRPVADILEEVRLLIARGIKEITLLGQNVNSYGCTNAVAEKTTGFADLLKMVAEIPGVQRLRFTTSNPQDLSTELMQCFRDLPNLCPHFHLPVQAGSNAVLKRMHRKYTRELYLEKVVELRSYRPDIAICTDVIVGFPGETEEDFEQTMDLLETVRFHGSFSFKYSDRPHTRSTDFSDKVDEEVKGERLQRFQNRQDAISLERNQEFLDKTVEVMVESWSPSRAQGRTGTNHIVHFTSPTDLLPGDLALLTITHAGQHSLKGDVLVKSS; from the coding sequence ATGAGCAAACACGTTTATATAAAGACCTTTGGTTGCCAGATGAACGAGCGGGACTCGGAAATCATGGAGCAGATGCTGGCGCAATCCGGCTATATTCCGGTGGGAGAGCCGACCAACGCCGATCTGGTTATCCTCAATACCTGTTCCATTCGCGCCAAGGCAGAACAGAAGGTTTTCAGCCTGCTTGGATCGCTCCGCAAGCAGAAAAAACAGCAGCCAGACCTGCGCATCGCCGTGGCAGGCTGTGTAGCTCAACAGGAAGGTGAACAGATCTTCCGCCGGATGCCCCATGTGGATATCGTAGTGGGAACCCAGCAGCTCTATCAGCTGCCGGAAATGCTTGGACGCCTTGAGCGGCAAGAAACGGCCAGGGAAATTTCCTGCGATCTTGACAAGGAGTTCACCATCCCTCCTTTTCAAAAACTTTTAGAGGAAGCACCTGCACAGGCGCAGTCAGCAGAGTTTCGTAAATTCGTGACCATTATGCAGGGCTGTAATAATTATTGCAGCTATTGCGTGGTGCCGACAACCCGAGGCCGTGAAATCAGCAGGCCGGTTGCGGATATCCTGGAAGAGGTTCGGCTCCTGATTGCGCGAGGCATCAAGGAAATCACCCTACTGGGCCAGAATGTCAACTCCTACGGCTGCACCAATGCGGTTGCCGAAAAAACGACCGGCTTTGCCGACCTGCTCAAGATGGTTGCTGAGATACCCGGAGTGCAGCGGCTCCGTTTCACCACCTCGAATCCTCAGGATCTCTCCACCGAGCTGATGCAATGCTTCCGGGATCTTCCCAATCTCTGCCCCCATTTTCATTTGCCGGTGCAGGCCGGGTCCAATGCCGTACTGAAACGAATGCATCGCAAGTACACCAGAGAGCTGTATCTGGAAAAAGTCGTAGAGCTGCGTTCCTATCGCCCAGACATCGCCATCTGCACGGATGTTATTGTCGGATTCCCCGGCGAGACAGAGGAGGATTTTGAGCAAACCATGGATCTGCTGGAGACCGTTCGCTTTCACGGCTCCTTTTCTTTTAAATACTCGGACCGTCCTCACACCCGATCCACTGATTTCAGCGATAAAGTTGACGAGGAGGTGAAAGGAGAACGCTTGCAACGCTTTCAAAATCGTCAGGATGCCATCAGTTTGGAACGCAACCAGGAATTCCTTGACAAGACAGTTGAGGTCATGGTTGAATCTTGGTCCCCCTCCAGAGCACAAGGACGAACAGGAACAAATCATATTGTTCATTTCACCTCTCCGACAGATCTGCTGCCCGGTGACCTTGCTCTGCTCACGATCACCCATGCGGGTCAACATTCTCTCAAAGGTGATGTTCTCGTAAAAAGTTCTTGA
- a CDS encoding ABC transporter ATP-binding protein — protein MTEQQGTPILEVSDLTMQFGGIRALDNLNIRVRQGEIAALIGPNGAGKTTFFNCLTGIYKPTAGNLLLTPPGQDTKRLNGLKPNQVTVQGLARTFQNIRLFPDMSVLENVMIGCHCRTKARVLGAIFRDKRTIKEEKEVIARSFALLEKVGLAELANEFAKNLPYGAQRRLEIARALATDPALLLLDEPAAGMNPQETVELDELITEIRDDGISILLIEHDMKLVMSLSDHIFVMDYGKKIAEGTPNEVRNNPEVIKAYLGDDIESMQSITT, from the coding sequence ATGACCGAACAACAGGGAACACCTATCCTTGAGGTCAGCGACCTAACCATGCAGTTCGGCGGCATCAGGGCCTTGGATAACCTCAACATCCGGGTTCGGCAGGGGGAAATCGCCGCTCTGATCGGCCCGAACGGAGCAGGCAAGACCACCTTTTTCAACTGCCTGACTGGGATTTACAAACCGACTGCCGGGAATCTCCTCCTGACCCCGCCCGGACAAGACACAAAACGACTCAACGGCTTAAAACCCAATCAGGTGACGGTGCAGGGACTTGCCCGGACCTTTCAAAATATCCGCCTCTTCCCTGATATGAGTGTCCTGGAAAACGTCATGATCGGTTGCCATTGCCGAACCAAGGCCAGGGTGCTCGGAGCAATCTTTCGCGACAAGCGAACAATTAAGGAAGAAAAAGAGGTCATTGCCCGCTCCTTTGCCCTCTTAGAAAAAGTCGGTCTCGCCGAGCTAGCCAATGAATTTGCCAAGAACTTACCCTATGGAGCGCAACGCAGGCTGGAGATAGCCAGGGCTTTGGCAACCGATCCGGCCCTGCTCCTGCTTGATGAACCGGCAGCTGGCATGAATCCCCAGGAAACCGTGGAGCTGGATGAATTGATTACCGAGATCCGAGATGACGGCATCTCCATCCTCCTGATCGAGCACGATATGAAGTTGGTCATGAGTCTGTCCGACCATATCTTTGTGATGGATTACGGCAAAAAAATCGCGGAAGGTACGCCGAACGAAGTCCGCAATAATCCAGAGGTGATCAAGGCCTATCTTGGAGACGATATAGAATCAATGCAAAGTATAACAACATAA
- a CDS encoding XRE family transcriptional regulator, protein MNKHIGSSFDDFLEEEGLLAETEAVAIKRVIAYQVNQTMKAQKLSKVAMAQKMNTSRSALDRLLDPKNTSITLQTLERAAHAVGKRLRIEFA, encoded by the coding sequence ATGAATAAACACATTGGAAGCAGCTTTGATGATTTTCTGGAGGAAGAGGGCCTGCTGGCTGAAACAGAGGCTGTTGCCATTAAACGCGTTATTGCTTATCAAGTTAACCAGACAATGAAGGCGCAAAAATTATCAAAAGTAGCCATGGCTCAAAAGATGAATACAAGTCGCTCCGCATTGGATCGCTTACTTGATCCCAAAAACACCTCAATAACGCTTCAAACATTAGAACGTGCCGCACACGCTGTTGGCAAACGGCTACGCATTGAATTTGCGTAA
- a CDS encoding type II toxin-antitoxin system RelE/ParE family toxin — METPYRLQVVFYKSDSGKEPVREWLKQLDKEDRKVIGEDIKTVQFGWPLGMPLVRKIEKGLWEVRVRLDGRIARILFTSHDGLMVLLHGFIKKTQKTPTSELKVARQRMATFGDKNE; from the coding sequence ATGGAAACACCCTATAGATTACAAGTTGTTTTTTACAAATCAGACTCAGGAAAAGAACCCGTAAGAGAATGGCTTAAACAACTTGATAAAGAAGACCGCAAGGTGATCGGAGAGGATATAAAAACTGTTCAGTTCGGTTGGCCGTTAGGAATGCCCCTTGTCCGCAAAATTGAAAAGGGCCTATGGGAAGTGCGTGTCCGACTTGATGGTCGAATAGCAAGAATTCTATTCACTTCTCATGACGGACTTATGGTTTTGCTTCATGGTTTTATTAAAAAAACTCAAAAAACACCCACAAGTGAATTAAAGGTTGCACGGCAACGCATGGCTACTTTTGGAGATAAAAATGAATAA